Part of the Salinimonas iocasae genome, ACCGGATTTCCAACAGAAGCAAAATTATGTGATGAATATGGCATTAGCCGCACGGCAGTGCGTGAGGCGGTTAAAATGCTTGCCGCTAAAGGTCTGATATCGTCTCGTCCAAGACAGGGCATTCGCGTGGAAGCGGCTGATCGGTGGAACCTTTACGATACCAACGTATTGAGCTGGATGCTGGAAAGCAGCCCGTCTTTGTTGGTCTTAAAAGAATTTCTTCAAATGCGACTGGCTATTGAACCGCAGGCAGCGGCGCTGGCTGCCAACGCGCAGAACAGCGAAGCAATTGAGAACATTAGCATTGCGCTTGAAAAAATGCGCCGAGCGGTTGAGAACGGTGAAGGCAGCATGCACGATGCAGATTTGCAGTTTCATACCGCCATATTACAAGCCTCCGGAAACCGGTTTTTTTATCAGTTGCGCGAATTCATTACCACCGCCCTGAACGTCAGTATTCAGCATACAACACCTGCCAAAAGTAATAATAGTGCCATCGTTGAAGAGCACGAAAAGGTGTATAACGCTATTGCGCAAGGACATGCAGAGCGGGCTAAAAATATGATGACCTATCTGATTGATGAAGCGATGACCGTGATTGAAAGAGAAATCGCCGAAGCATAATCGACAAGCACATCAAAAGTAACAATCGTTAAGTCAGGCGTGAGGTAAGTAATGACTGAGCATTGTCAGCAGACTACACATTATCCCAGTCTAGTTGGTAAACGGGTTTTTATCACTGGTGGTGGAACAGGCATTGGCGCTGAAATGGTGCGCAGATTTGCCTTACAAGGTGCACTGGTAACCTTTGTAGATATGGCTGAAACGCCCAGCGTTGAACTTGCCCGCGAGCTATCACAGTACAATGTTCGCTTTGAGCAATGTGATTTGCGTGACATTGCGCATTTACAAAGCATTATCCAGCAGACCGGCCGTGAGCAGGGCCCGATTGGTGTGTTAATAAATAACGCTGCTGATGATACGCGACACAATATTGATGAGGTAACCGTTGAATACTGGGATGATCGGCTCGCAGTAAATTTACGCCCGAGTTTTTTTGCCGCCCAGGCGGTGAGCGAGCAGATGAAGCAAATTAACGGTGGCTCTATTATTAATATGGGATCAGCCAGCTGGCGGATTAAGCAAAGCTGCATGCCGGCCTATACCTCTGCTAAAGCCGCCATTGAAGGTATGTCACGTTCACTGGCCAGTGCATACGGTCAACACAACATACGGGTAAACACACTCGTGCCCGGCTGGGTGATGACAAAACGACAAATGAGTCACTGGCTTGATCCGGAAGTGGTTGAGACTGTGAAGCAGCAACAGTGTATACATCAGACGCTCAAACCGGCGCATATTGTTAATGCTGCGCTATTCTTAGCCGCCGATGACAGCAGTATGATGACAGCGCAAACACTCACTATTGATGCAGGCTGGACTTAAACTCCTCTATTGACGTATTGGTAAATTTCGTTAACGATAGATAACTATAAATGTAATATAATAGTTATATTAAGGTCGCTAGCGATAAATTTACCGCAGAGGATATAGACTGCTTGCTGAGTTTTTTTTGTATTTACCTCATCCTGATCACCGGAGCATGTCTACAGGGGGTGATAGGTTTCGGGCTGGGCTTATTATCAGCGCCCCTGGTCTACTTTTTGATGCCGGAACTTGTTCCCGCCCCAATGATTCTCAATGCGCTTCTGCTTACTTCATTACTATCGGTCAAATACCGGGCTGAGATTGATGTTCGCCATACCGGATTTTCAGTGTTTGGTGGCACCATCGGCGTCCTGGTCGCCGGCACCGTCATGTACTATCTCGATGCTGCGCAATACCAACTTTTATTTGGTGTATCTATTCTTATCGCAGTGGGCTTATCAGTACTGGGAATGACCCCACGGGTCTCCGCCTTGACTAATATCATCGCCTCATCACTTTCGGGCTTTTTAGGTACTACAACATCGGCTGGTGGTGCGCCGATGGGTTTACTTTATCAGTCAGCAGAGCAAAGCAAAATTAAGGCAAACCTGAGTGTATTTTTTGTTTATATCAATTTGTTCGGCATTTTTGTTCTATGGTGGACCGGACGTGCAACGCAAAGTGATTTCATTCTTTTTCTTAAATGTATTCCTGCCATTTTAATTGGCTGGGCGCTGTCATATTTTATCAGTAAAAATATAAACGAAGATCGCATCAGGCAATTGATTTTACTGGTTGCCAGTGGCTCTGCACTGGTTCTAATTATGGCAGCTGTAAGCAACGCTAACGGATAGATTCACCATAACTGTGCTAGCATAACATCATGGTAAATGTAGATTTAATCACAGTATTGAACTGTCAGTGTGAGCTGGGTGAGGGGGCGTATTACAGCCACCGATTGCAGCGCGCGTTCTGGGTGGATATTTACGGCTGCCGAATTCACTCCATGGACTGGCAATCGCAGCAGACAAAAACTACTTCTGTCCCGGAGCCAGTATGCTGGATAAAGGAAACCGCGGAAGGACAGCTTATTGCAGGCTTTGCTTCGGGCATCTATACGCTGGATAAAAATCTGCAACCACAGACATTGGTATGGCAATTACCTGAGAAGGAAAAACACAACCGGCTAAACGATGCAAAAGTCGATCGGCAGGGAAATCTATATTTCGGCACGATGGACAAGTCTGAGCAAAGTGAATCCGGACATCTGTATCTTCTTAATAAAGTTAAAGCTGCGCAAATTATTGATTCCGGATACGTTGTAAGTAACGGGCCCGCCTTTGATCCCGCTGGAAATATCATTTATTCGGTATCTTCCAAAGAGCGTATCATCTTTGCGGTCACGCTTGATGAGAATCAAAACGTAAAATCCAAAAGGCCACACATTCATCTTTCACCCTCGCAGGGATACCCTGACGGGGTTACTGTTGATGGCGAAGGTAATTTGTGGGTGTGCGCCTGGGATGGCAATGCCATATTAAGGTTTGCGCCGGATGGCACACTGCTTCAAACCCTTCGGTTCCCCGTTCCCCGCGTGACCAGTATTGCGTTTGCGGGGCCTCACCTTGACCACATTATCGTAACATCTGCTCGAACTGGTCTTGATCAATACTCTTTGGACCTGGCGCCACAAAGCGGTAATACGTTTTTATTCAAAACGGCACCAATCGGCATTGCTGACAAGCCTGCCAATATCACTGGGGCGTAAGCGAGCCAGATAATTTGTTCTCACATTCCTAAAAACCCGACCAGTAAATTCGATGTTGTGATGGTGTAAAAAGCGTTGTAAAGTAATCGTTAAATTGTAATACAATATGACATCTAGCGTATTTAAGGATTTACTATGCAGCAAAGAATGGGGTGGCTAACATTCCTGGCCGGATTCGCAATAGCAGGCTGCTCGAGTCAGGAAGCGGCCACACAAGAAAGCTTTGAGGCCAGACAAATTAAAGAGCGAAAAGACGATTTTGCATTTGAAAATGACAAGGTGGCTTTTCGAGTTTATGGACCAGCTCTCGCTGGGGCAAATGAAAACAACGGTACCGATTGCTGGTTTAAAAGAACAGATAAACCGATAGTTAATAAGTGGTACGAAGCGCATTTTGAGGGTACTTCTTATCATGAAGATCACGGTGAGGGATATGACCCATACCATGTGGGAAGCTCTTTAGGGTGCGGGGCTGTCGCGCTCTGGCAACCCGGTCAGGATGATAAACTTGTACAACCTAACGTTTATCAATCTTTTAAAGTGCTTGAAAAATCTGATGAACAAGTTTCATTTGAGCTGACTTATCGTTGGGAAGAGCAGAACATTGAAGAAGTTAAGCGTGTCACGCTTAGCCGCGGCAGCCAATTGTATAAGGCGCAAAGTCGGTTTACCCAAGATGGTAAGCCCGTAAAACTTAAAGTGGCCGTTGGGGTATCCACGCACGATGGTAAAGCACTGGTAGATGTAAACGATGAGAGAAGTGCGGTCAGTACCTGGGAGAAAATTGACGATAGCCATGTCGGAACAGCGGTTCTTCTTCCACAGACATATACGGCTACTTTCCATGAGCAACAAAGCGACCAAAAAGACCGGTCCAATGCGGTGCTGGTCACTTCCACTAATGACAACGGCGAACTGACATACTATGCCGGCTTTGCATGGGAAAAAGCGCAGGATATAAAAACGTATTTTCAATGGAAGCAATATCTAGCCAACTACCTTGACGAAGCACCTACCGACATCACAATGCAATCGGTCAAGCAATTAACCAAGCAGGTAGCTGACTGGCAGATTGAACATCACGAAGAACAAGGTGAATACAGAGCCATACCGCGCAACCCACCTGAGTGGTCAAACCGCGAACGCTATCACGATCTTGAGTGGCATCATGGCGCGCTGTATGCGGGCATGAATGAATGGCGTAAAGTTGCTGGTGATGCCAGCTATACCGCCTGGCTAAAAAATATTGGTGAAGAAAATCAGTGGGAACTTCATCAACGGCCATATCACGCCGATGATCACACCGTTGGGCAGTTTTATCTTTCTCTTTATAGTGAGTATGAAGACCCAGCCATGCTGAAACCCACAAAAGAGCGTTTTGACTGGATTCTGGAAAATCCAAAAGAAGGTACGCTGGATTGGCTAGCCGAAGATACACACGCGCATGATCGCTGGGGCTGGAGCGACGCGTTGTTTATGGCACCGCCTGTTTGGGCTCGGTTGGCAAAGTTGACCGGTGAAGACAAGTACCTTGAGTTCATGGATCAAGAATACCACGCCACTTATGATTTGCTATGGAGTGAAGAGGACCAGCTGTTCTGGCGTGATTCTAGCTATTTCACGCAGGAAGAAAAAAACGGCGAAGATATTTTCTGGTCCAGAGGTAATGGTTGGGTGTTTGGCGGCTTAGCGCTTATGATCCCCGACTTACCTAAAGATTGGAAAGGACGCGAGTTTTATGTTGATTTGTATAAAGAGATGGCGGCCAAGGTAAAAACCATTCAGCGCGAAGATGGCACTTGGTCAATGGGGTTACTAGGTGGCCGCGAAGGTTATCCTGAAGTAGAAACCAGTGGCACAGCGTTCTTTACGTTTGGTCTGGCGTGGGGCGTTAATAATGGTCTGTTGAATAAAGAAGAGTATCGCCCGGTAATTGAAAAAGCATGGCGTGCATTAAAACTGGCCGTTAATCATGAAGGGATGCTTGCCTATGTGCAGCCGGTTGGCGCCTCGCCAGGTGACTCTTTCCCTGATTATACCGAAGTGTATGGCGTAGGCGCATTTTTGGCTGCAGGCAGTGAGCTTTACAAAATGCTTAAGTCAGAAAGGGATAATGCCATTACCGCCGCGTCGCCGGTGACCATGATGGAAAATACAGGATGGTGCTGGTTTCAGGACCCGCGAGCTATCATTCAAAATGGTAAACTCGTTATAGGCGGTGTACAGGGCAATGGAACCGGAGACGCCGTGGTGGGTATCTTCGATCTTGACTCTCAGCAAGTAGATAGCACGTCTGTACTTCATGAGAATTTTGATCACGATGATCATAATTCGCCGGTATTCTATGCCAGACCTGATGGCTCACTATTGACAGTGTATGCGCGTCACAGTACAGAAAATCACCACTATTACCGTATCTCTGAGTCTTCAGATTACTCAGTCTGGGGCGAGGAGCGACAGATCAGTGCTTCTGAACCAGTTACCTACATGAATCTCTTCCACCTGGAAAAGGAAGATAGACTTTACAATCTTTATCGGGGCGTTCAGTGGAACCCTACATTTGTATCCTCCACAGACCACGGGAATACCTGGGGCGATGCTACCCACCTTATTCAGGATGAGCTTGGGGGGACCCAGCGACCATATGCCCGCTACGCTTCGGATAACGAAGATACGATCGGCATTTCTTTTACTGATGCCCATCCGCGAGACTATGGCAATAGTCTTTATTATGCCGCCTTTCGCGAAGGTAAGTTTTTTACAGCGAATGGCGATTTAATAAAGGAACTGAGCAAAGAAGGTCCACTGAAACCTTCAGAGGCAGAGCAGATATTTGCCGGAGGCGAGGGGGCATTCCGGGGCATGGAGCTAAGCGCCAATAAAAGTGCCTGGACCAGCTCCATGGTGCTGGATGACAACGGCTATCCGCATATTGCCTATTCGCTTTATTTGAAAAACAGTGATCAACGTTACCGTATTGCTTCGTGGGACGGCCAGCAATGGCATGATCGTGAAGTAGCACGCGCTGGTGAACATCTTTACCCTAAAGAGGCAAGTTATACTGGCCTTATAACCCTTGATCCTTCAGATCCTTCCCATGTTGTCATTGCCAGCAACGTGAACCCTCATACCGGAGAAAAACAAAGTGGTAACTTTCAGGTATACCGGGCGAATATAGCTTTAGAGGATGATATCAGTACCGTTGAGTGGGAAAAGCTATCTGATAATGAAGAGCACGATAATATACGGCCGCTCATTGTTAACGGAAAAAACAAGAATGCTATTTTATGGCTTTCCGGGACATATAATACCTATACCGATTATGATCTGAATGCGACGGGTATTGTTTACTAAAGGATGACATGCATTCTGGCAGAACAGTTAAACCGAGCAACTGTTCTGCCTTTTTAACAGGTGACTTGAGTTGAAACACGCAGAAAAAATAGTTGTGGTTACAGGGGGAAGTCAGGGCATTGGATTGGCTATCGCTGAGCGTTACGCCGACGAGGGAGCACAAGTTGTCGTAGGTTCACGACATAAGCCGGAAGATCTGCTCCATAAGAATATCCAATTTAAGACCTTAGATGTGACTTGCGAAGAGTCAGTCCACAATATGTTTAATAGTGTAAAAGAGCAATATGGTCGGGTAGATGCGTTAATAAATGCTGCTGGCGTGATGAAGCAGGCGAGTTTTCTTACCACTACTTTAAACGACTGGGAAGCAACACTGCGTATTAACCTTACCGGCACATTTCTAACTAGTCAGTGCGCAGCACATTTAATGAAAGAGCGTGGTGGCTGCATTATAAATATTGGCTCAATAGAGGGTGAGGCTGCTAATGCAGCACATACAGCGTACGTGTCTTCCAAAGGTGGCGTACATGCACTCACCAGAGCTATCGCAGTTGATTTGGGGGGCTACAATATTCGTTGCAACACTATCTGTCCTGGCTGGATAAATACCTCATTAAACCAGTCGTACTTCGAGGATGATACACATCAGCAGAAACTAAATGCGCTGAAAAAGCTCCATCCATTAGGCCGTTTGGGCGAACCCGCAGATATCGCTGCATTAGCATGCTGGCTGGGAAGCGATGACGCGCAATGGGTTACCGGTCAGTCATTTACAATAGATGGCGGGAGGACCGCTAAATTACCTGGCATAGACTGCTGAGCTCCTTACAACCTTCACAACCCTTTAGTCACCCGACCGCATTATATGGTATACTTCTCAGCTTCAGCCTGCTAATGCAGGCTAGCAAATCCAGAACTTTTTGCTTAAAAAGATTACCCCGCTAGATCAAGATTGTTAACAGGCACCCGATATGATGCAGTCACTTGCTGAACACCGTAAATTCTCAGTCGCCCCAATGCTGGATTGGACAGACCGACATTGCCGGTACTTTTTGCGTTTGTTGTCTGGTAATGCACTGCTTTATACGGAGATGGTAACTACCGGTGCGCTGATTTATGGCAAAGGTGATTATCTTGCATTCAACGAGCAGGAGCATCCGGTTGCGTTGCAACTGGGCGGGTCCGATGCCGGTGATATGGCGCGCTGCGCAGTTATGGCGCAGGAACGAGGCTATGATGAGGTTAATATCAATGTCGGGTGTCCCTCAGATCGTGTGAAAAACGGCAGTTTTGGTGCCTGCCTGATGGCACAGCCGGAAGTGGTAGCAGCGTCAGTAAAGGCGATGCAGGCAGAGGTTGATATTCCGGTGACGGTAAAGTGTCGTATCGGTATTGACGATATGGATGAATACCATGCCTTTGCACAGTTTGTTGAAACGGTGGCGAATGCAGGTTGTGATACCTTTATTGTGCACGCCAGAAAAGCCTGGTTGCAGGGATTAAGTCCTAAAGAAAATCGCGAGGTTCCCCCGCTCAATTATCCGCGTGTCCATCAGCTCAAGGCTGACTGGCCGCAGCTTAATATAAGTATAAATGGCGGGGTGAAAACCCTGGATGCGGTAAAGGAGCAGCTCAATCACGTGGATGGCGTGATGATGGGCCGGGAAGTTTATGCAAACCCTTATCTGATGGCTTCAGTTGATAAGGAAATATTCAAAGAGCATAGCACGCCGTTGACGCGCAGAGAGATTGTGCTGAAGATGCAACAGTATATTGAAACTATTGATGAGCCAGGCTTCAAGCCCTGGCATGTTGCCCGACACATGTTAGGACTCTACGCCGGTGAGGCTGGCGGCCGTATCTGGCGACGTTATCTTAGCCAGAACGGGACAGGTAAATCACCTGATCCTTCTTTATTACTTAACGCATTGGACAGCGTTGAAACGGCGCAGGCTAACGTTGCAGCTTTCAATGAGAGTAAGGTTGGTTAAATAGGCTATTCGTAGTGGTCAAGTTGGCTATTTGGTGACCAGTGCCGTTAACCTGACAGCATGAAGAAATGGTTGGTTTTAAATAAGTATTTGATTTTAATTTAAAATACTGGTCTGGCACAGCTTTCGCTATCTTTAAAGTGTTCGCACATTTGCACTTAACCTTTAAAGTAATAGCAAGGAAATCGTTATGAAAGCCCCAGCAATTGTAGTATCAACCCTTATGACCGCAGCACTTGTCAGTACGCCTGCTTCTGCCAACACTATGCCTATCGAGCGCGCTGTTAGTCAAATGGTAGATAAGCTGGTTGCCAATACCGCATACGAGTTAAAACTGGAAGTAACTGAAGCGGTCGCCAATGCAGTATATATGTTTGAACCTGAAAGTTCAGGTACACGCAAAGGTGCGGTTAATGTGACAGAACTTACTGCGTCAAAAAAATCAGACCGCGATGAAGAGCAGGATACACAAGTACAGTAATTCTGGGTGGTCAAAAAAAAGCAGCGATTCGCTGCTTTTTTTGTGCCTGTAACACAGAGGTGGTCGAAAATGCCACCACCATGGTCAATTTGACTATTTATTCTTTCAACGCCCATATGACGCATCCATTATCTACCTAGAAATTCTTAAAATTCCATAAAATACAGTGATTTAAATAATTGGTACGGCAATTGAAGTGTCTTTGCTGTAATCGCAATTCTTTAGCTGATGCATTGAATCGCATTCCAATTATTTTAAAAGGAGATTGCCATGGGCATGTTTTCAAGAATGACTGATATCGTTCACGCCAACATCAACGCTATGTTAGATAAAGCGGAAGATCCTCAAAAGCTTATTCGTCTCATGGTTCAGGAGATGGAAGAAGCACTGGCTCATGCCCGCTGTGTATCAGCGCAGTACATTGCGCAGAAAAAACAGCTTAATCGGAATGCTGATTCACTTAACCGCAGCGCACAGCGCTGGCAGGAAAAAGCGCAGCGTGCTGTTGAAAAAGGTAATGACTCTCTGGCCCGCGCAGCACTAAAAGAAAAGCAGTCTCAGACTCGTCAGTTTGAGATCCTGCAAGAGGAAATTGCGCAGATAGATAGCCAGCTGGATAAGCTCACAGATGACATTGAGCAATTGGGGCACAAGCTTGCCGAAGCGCGTCAAAAAGCACGCATGCTGTCTCAGCGTGAACATACCGTGGCAGCACAGCTTAAGCTGCGTAATCAGGCTCAGCAGGAGAGCGTACAGCGTGCCATGGGCAAGTTCGAAGCTTATCAGCAAAAAGTTGATCAGTTAGAGGCGCAGGTTGAAGCCTACGACCTGGGTAGCGGGTCCGCTTCCCTTGAAGCCCAGTTCGCAGAGCTTGAACAGGACGAGAGCATCGAGGAAGAGTTGGCTCGCATGAAGAAATCCAGAGCCGCGTAATAATTATCCTTAGCAATCAGGAGTCAGATTATGAAGACTGTTAATTCTCAGAAACGAATTTATCGCATCATGCATGAATCGGTTATCAGTGGTGTATGTGCCGGCCTCGCTCGCTGGTTAAGCATCGACGCTGTATGGGTGCGTGCCGCGGCGGTACTGAGCGTGTTTATGTTGCCCGGTATTACTGTGCTGGCATATCTGGCGGCGGTTATTCTGTTACCCCGGTGGTCAGTATGAAAAATTTCTTTCTGGCCGTCGCGATTGCCATAATACTCGCCAGTGGCCTGGGTGCGGCAATATGGGAATGGATGGATATAAACATCTACTTCAGTGATGAACTACTCTCACCCTTTGATAACCTGATGTTGTTTTTAGCACTTGCAGTACTCTTTGTTATAGTAGGCTTTATCGTTGCAATTAGTATGTTCGGTGCAATCATCATAGGTTTAGTCGCTGCTGCGGCTGCGGTATTTACCCTGGGCCTGAGCGTTTTCTGGCCAGTATTGGTGGTAGTGGCTGCAATTGGTATTTGGCGACATCATCAAAAGCGCGCCTCAGTTCGCGCTTACGGCAGCCCACCGTATATACAGGAGTAATCAATCCAGTCACAATGCCCGTAACAACAACGTTAAATTAGCGTTATTGCTTCGGGCATTACTGATATAAAAGGAATATAACATTGGCTATCAAACAGTATCTTAGCGCAAAGTGGATTGGGGCAGCGGCTATATTGCTGTTTGTCTTATTTTGGCTGGTGGGGTGGTATTGGAGCCTGTCCCCGGACACATTCAATGTTGAAAAGCGGGTAACTGCACAGGCAGAAAAAGCCTCCCATGTTGATGTTCCCGGGTACACAATGACCACAAGTCTGATTATTGTTACCGAAACACTGCTCGATAAGCCGGGTGGTTACCTTTCTAATGACATGATGCCACCGGGCGTTCTTCTGGATAATATGCCAAGCTGGGAGTTCGGCGTACTTGAGATGACCCGAGACCTGGCGCTGGCTATGCGAAAAGACTTTTCCCGCTCTCAGTCGCAGTCGATTGAAAACCGCTACATCGCTAAGGCCGTGCCGCAGTTGAATATGGACAACGAAGCCTGGATGTTCCCTGCGGCTGAATCCAGCTACCAGAAGGGTATCGATTTGCTTTACAAATATCGCGCTGAATTGGTCGACACATCGCGCGGTGAAAGTCAGTTTTATACACGCGCCGACAACCTGAGAGAGTGGCTGAAGCTGGTAGAAAAACGCCTGGGTAGCTATTCGCAGCGGTTGAGTGCCAGTGTTGGCTCTTCAAGAATCAATACCGACCTGGCAGGTCAGCGAAGCGCGCGCCAGTCATCGCCAAATATGCAGGAAAAGCACATCCGCACCAGCTGGTGGAAACTGGATGATGTGTTCTACGAGTCAAAAGGCGCCACCTGGGCACTGCTTCATTACTTGCGGGCGGTTGAGGTTGAGTTTGCTGATGTACTGGAGGACAAAAATGCGCTGGTCAGTCTTCGTCAGATCATACGAGAGCTGGAAGCGACCCAGCAAACAGTATGGAGCCCAATGATTTTAAATGGTGATGGCTTTGGAATGCTGGCTAATCACTCACTGGTCATGGCAAACTATATCTCGCGCGCGAATGCTGCGCTTATCGAACTCACAGAATTAATGAACCAAGGATAATCCATGAAAAAATGCATTTCAGCCTTAGCAGTTTTAGGCGTATTTGCAGTAACGCCGGTGTATGCTGATACGATAGCCGGGGTTTATATCGGTGCGCAGGGATGGCAGGCTGAACCGGAAGGCGGCTTTGCTGACTCTCAGAATACAACGAACTTTAACTTTGACGATGATATGCAGGGTTCGGCTTATATTGCAGTTGAGCACCCGGTTCCATTCATTCCCAATGTAAAGATCTCGCACTCAACGCTGGATACTGAAGGTAATACAAGGTTAGACGCGAACTATACGTTTGATGGCAACCTTTATACGGCTGAGAGCACGGTATTTACCAGTGTCGATCTGACCACCACCGATTTTATTCTGTACTATGAATTGTTTGACAATGATATTCTCAGCTTTGATTTAGGTGTGAATGGTAAATACGTAGATGGTGCGTTACTGGTCAATGACTCAGCCAGTAACACGCAAGGTACGGCTGATTTTTCAGGCGTGGTGCCTATGGCATACTCCAGGGTCCAGTTCGGGTTACCTTTTTCCGGGTTAGGCGCTTATGCAGAGGGTAGCTATCTGTCATTTGATGACCATACATTCAGTGACTATCAACTGGCATTGACCTATTCATTTATCGAAAGTCTGGCAGTGGATATGACGCTTCAACTGGGCTATCGCAACGTTGAACTGGATATTGAAGACCTGGACGATGTGTATGCTGATATGTCTTATGACGGCGCGTTTTTCGGACTAGAATTACACTTCTAGATTAAAACGTAACGTTTTAAGCACATTCAGTAATAAAAAAGTAAGAATAATTCTTTTCTCTTCTCTGCAAACCTCGTTAGCCTTAGCATATCAAATTAAGGCTAACGAGTTATGTCAAACGATTCCAATCAAAATTTTGCGCCCCCGGCGGTTTTAAACGAGCAGCAGGTAAATGCGATAACCCAGGCTGTACAAGGGCTTAATCGCGATCAGTTAACCTGGCTAAGCGGCTATATTGCTGGTATGGCTGGTGCTCCTACAGGCGCTGCACCCATGTCAGCAGCACCGGCGGCTCAGGCAGATGTGCCAACACTCACCATTCTGTTTGGGTCGCAGACCGGCAATGCGAAAGGGCTGGCTGAAAGCTTTCAGGGTAAAGCAGAAGAAGCAGGCTTCAGCAGCAAACTGGTTAGCATGGCTGATTACAAGCCCCGGCAGTTAAAAAATGAAACACACGTGGTTGTTTTTGTCAGTACCCACGGCGAAGGTGATGCACCTGACGATGCGATTGAGCTGCACGAGTTCTTGGCTGGTAAAAAGGCACCGAAGTTACCTAATCTAAAATACGCAGTATTAGGCTTAGGCGATAGCAGCTACGAATTTTTCTGTCAGACAGGTAAAGACTTCGACAGTCGTCTGGCTGCATTGGGTGCCAGTGCGATTATTCCCAGAGAAGATTGCGATGTCGATTACGATGCGCAGGCTGATAGTTTTGCGCAAAAACTGGTTGCCTCGCTAAAAGATGAGCTGGTGGCCAGTGCACCGTCACAAACGGTTGCTGCTCAAACAGGCACGGCCGCGCAGCCAGAGTCCTCCGCATATACGAAGAAAGCACCATTTGCGGCAACGTTGCTTGAAGCGCAGAAAATTACCGGTCGCGACTCTGTCAAAGATATACAGCATATAGAAATTAGTCTGGAAGACTCTGGTATAGCCTATCAGCCTGGCGATGCACTGGGCGTATGGTTTGCAAACAGTGAAAGTCTGGTTGATGAGTTGTTGTCTTTGACACAGCTTGAGGGTAGCGCGGAAGTGACAGTTGCTGACAGCCAGATGACACTTCGTGAAGCGTTAATTAACAAGCTTGAATTAACATTAAGCTACCCGAATTTCATTAAAGCCTATCAGCAGGCAACAGCGTCAGCATCTTTGGCTGAATTGATGGAAGATAAGGCAACCCTACGTACCTATATGGCGGACCGCCAGATTGTGGATATTGTTCGCGACCATCCTGGTCAGATTGACGCGCAGGCGCTTGTCGATGCATTACGTCCGCTGACGCCAAGACT contains:
- a CDS encoding SDR family NAD(P)-dependent oxidoreductase, which encodes MKHAEKIVVVTGGSQGIGLAIAERYADEGAQVVVGSRHKPEDLLHKNIQFKTLDVTCEESVHNMFNSVKEQYGRVDALINAAGVMKQASFLTTTLNDWEATLRINLTGTFLTSQCAAHLMKERGGCIINIGSIEGEAANAAHTAYVSSKGGVHALTRAIAVDLGGYNIRCNTICPGWINTSLNQSYFEDDTHQQKLNALKKLHPLGRLGEPADIAALACWLGSDDAQWVTGQSFTIDGGRTAKLPGIDC
- the dusA gene encoding tRNA dihydrouridine(20/20a) synthase DusA; amino-acid sequence: MMQSLAEHRKFSVAPMLDWTDRHCRYFLRLLSGNALLYTEMVTTGALIYGKGDYLAFNEQEHPVALQLGGSDAGDMARCAVMAQERGYDEVNINVGCPSDRVKNGSFGACLMAQPEVVAASVKAMQAEVDIPVTVKCRIGIDDMDEYHAFAQFVETVANAGCDTFIVHARKAWLQGLSPKENREVPPLNYPRVHQLKADWPQLNISINGGVKTLDAVKEQLNHVDGVMMGREVYANPYLMASVDKEIFKEHSTPLTRREIVLKMQQYIETIDEPGFKPWHVARHMLGLYAGEAGGRIWRRYLSQNGTGKSPDPSLLLNALDSVETAQANVAAFNESKVG
- a CDS encoding PspA/IM30 family protein, with the translated sequence MGMFSRMTDIVHANINAMLDKAEDPQKLIRLMVQEMEEALAHARCVSAQYIAQKKQLNRNADSLNRSAQRWQEKAQRAVEKGNDSLARAALKEKQSQTRQFEILQEEIAQIDSQLDKLTDDIEQLGHKLAEARQKARMLSQREHTVAAQLKLRNQAQQESVQRAMGKFEAYQQKVDQLEAQVEAYDLGSGSASLEAQFAELEQDESIEEELARMKKSRAA
- a CDS encoding PspC domain-containing protein, yielding MKTVNSQKRIYRIMHESVISGVCAGLARWLSIDAVWVRAAAVLSVFMLPGITVLAYLAAVILLPRWSV
- a CDS encoding DUF2333 family protein, translated to MKQYLSAKWIGAAAILLFVLFWLVGWYWSLSPDTFNVEKRVTAQAEKASHVDVPGYTMTTSLIIVTETLLDKPGGYLSNDMMPPGVLLDNMPSWEFGVLEMTRDLALAMRKDFSRSQSQSIENRYIAKAVPQLNMDNEAWMFPAAESSYQKGIDLLYKYRAELVDTSRGESQFYTRADNLREWLKLVEKRLGSYSQRLSASVGSSRINTDLAGQRSARQSSPNMQEKHIRTSWWKLDDVFYESKGATWALLHYLRAVEVEFADVLEDKNALVSLRQIIRELEATQQTVWSPMILNGDGFGMLANHSLVMANYISRANAALIELTELMNQG
- a CDS encoding TIGR04219 family outer membrane beta-barrel protein yields the protein MKKCISALAVLGVFAVTPVYADTIAGVYIGAQGWQAEPEGGFADSQNTTNFNFDDDMQGSAYIAVEHPVPFIPNVKISHSTLDTEGNTRLDANYTFDGNLYTAESTVFTSVDLTTTDFILYYELFDNDILSFDLGVNGKYVDGALLVNDSASNTQGTADFSGVVPMAYSRVQFGLPFSGLGAYAEGSYLSFDDHTFSDYQLALTYSFIESLAVDMTLQLGYRNVELDIEDLDDVYADMSYDGAFFGLELHF